In Veillonellaceae bacterium, the following are encoded in one genomic region:
- the thiE gene encoding thiamine phosphate synthase has protein sequence MILRRERIRQFLRADLYGITDSPHSRGRATIEVVKAMLEAGVTIIQYREKDKNSGEKLRECRVIRELTRQAGALFIVNDRPDLALMTEADGVHIGQNDYPPSEVRRLIGPEMILGLSTHAPLEAERAERDEAVDYIGVGPLFPTRTKRDVCQPVGLEYLDFVVQNINIPFVAIGGIKTHNIKEVANRGAKVIAVVTEITAAEDIKATIAQLRMQLKDAAARCTSE, from the coding sequence ATGATATTACGCCGCGAAAGGATACGGCAATTTTTAAGGGCTGATCTATATGGGATTACCGACTCGCCACACTCGCGGGGAAGAGCGACAATCGAAGTAGTCAAGGCCATGCTTGAGGCCGGTGTTACAATTATTCAGTACCGCGAGAAAGATAAAAACTCCGGTGAAAAGCTTAGGGAATGCCGCGTTATCAGAGAACTGACAAGACAAGCAGGCGCGCTGTTTATTGTTAATGACCGTCCTGATTTGGCCCTGATGACTGAAGCCGACGGAGTGCACATTGGCCAAAATGATTATCCGCCCAGTGAAGTTCGGCGATTAATAGGTCCTGAGATGATATTGGGTCTGTCGACTCATGCTCCGCTTGAAGCTGAACGGGCGGAAAGGGATGAAGCCGTTGATTACATCGGTGTCGGCCCGCTGTTTCCAACTAGGACCAAGCGGGATGTCTGTCAGCCGGTAGGCTTGGAATATCTAGATTTTGTTGTACAAAATATTAATATTCCCTTTGTAGCCATTGGCGGCATAAAAACTCATAATATTAAAGAGGTAGCTAATCGCGGTGCTAAGGTTATTGCGGTAGTGACTGAGATTACCGCTGCGGAAGATATTAAGGCAACCATCGCACAGCTTAGAATGCAACTAAAGGATGCTGCTGCAAGGTGTACCAGCGAATAA